The Siniperca chuatsi isolate FFG_IHB_CAS linkage group LG2, ASM2008510v1, whole genome shotgun sequence genome window below encodes:
- the rybpb gene encoding RING1 and YY1-binding protein B — translation MGDKKSPTRPKRQAKQTADDGYWDCSVCTFRNTAEAFKCSICDVRKGTSTRKPRINSQLVAQQVAQQYPMPPPPKKERRERSERTDKERPDGEGERANGEGRPEGERPERVRPEGDTPEKEKSDKEQPIKDKPDTEKDISPAVTKKPSSKKTRPKSDNHQSPPSDKHSIQSGKSATKTNKNSHISRPKLKNIDRSTAQQLAITVGNVTVIITDFKEKTRSSSTSSSTITSSAGSEQQHQSSGSESMDKGSSRASTPKGDLSVGHDESF, via the exons ATGGGCGACAAGAAGAGCCCTACCAG GCCAAAAAGACAAGCCAAACAGACCGCTGACGACGGCTACTGGGACTGTAGCGTCTGCACCTTCAGGAACACCGCCGAGGCTTTCAAATGCAGCATCTGCGATGTGAGGAAGGGCACATCCACAAG GAAACCCAGGATCAACTCCCAGCTGGTTGCCCAGCAGGTGGCTCAGCAGTACCCGATGCCTCCCCCGCCCAAGAAGGAGCGGAGGGAGAGGAGCGAGCGCACAGACAAGGAGCGCCCGGATGGGGAAGGAGAGCGCGCCAATGGAGAGGGACGCCCAGAGGGTGAGCGTCCAGAGAGAGTGAGGCCAGAGGGAGACACTCCTGAGAAGGAAAAAAGCGACAAGGAACAGCCAATCAAAGACAAACCCGACACAGAGAAGGACATCAGCCCAGCCGTCACGAAGAAGCCCAGCAGCAAAAAGACCAG ACCCAAATCAGACAACCATCAGAGCCCACCCAGTGACAAACACAGCATACAGTCTGGCAAATCAGCAACCAAGACCAACAAAAACTCTCACATTTCCAG GCCCAAACTGAAGAACATTGACCGGAGCACCGCCCAGCAGTTGGCTATAACCGTAGGGAACGTGACAGTGATCATAACAGACTTTAAGGAGAAGACCCGCTCCTCCTCCACATCCTCGTCCACCATCACATCCAGCGCGGGCTCTGAACAACAGCACCAGAGCTCCGGCTCCGAGAGCATGGACAAGGGCTCGTCGCGCGCCTCCACACCTAAAGGGGATCTCTCTGTGGGGCACGACGAGTCGTTCTGA